The genomic segment AGTACACCTCATGGCGCTATACGTAGTTTTAGCCATCCTCCAAACCGCCTATGAGACTCCTAAAAACGTTTTAATCGCCGAGCTTTATTCGAGGGAGGAATGGGAGGAATCCTACGCTACTTTCGAAGGTTTAAGCGAGACGGGCTGGCTCATTGGGCTAGTACTCGGCGCTTTAACGTCTTACATCGGTTTTAACGCGAGAACAATGCTACTACTATGTAGTAGCTTAAACCTTTCAGCCTTCCTCCTCTCCCTTCTCCTAGTCGCAGATCCTCCCTTAGTGCTTGAAAGAAGCTTAGTCCGTATTGAGAGAGGCGTAGACCTCGCCTTTAGAGGTATAACCATCGTTTCAAACGTTCTAGGCGGGTTTACGGTTCATGAGAAGCTTGAAAAGGAGAACCTCTACGTCTTCTACTCCGGCCTCCTCCTCTTCTCGCTAGCTACAAGCATCCTATTTACCCCCCTACCAATATTCCTCTCTAAGTCATTAAACCTACCCATGGATACGGTGTTCGGAGTATACGCGTTAAATTCGAGCGCCGTGATCATAGGTTACCTTTTAACCGGGAACCCCCTCGAACTACGAGAGGAGGAAATACGTATA from the Candidatus Nezhaarchaeales archaeon genome contains:
- a CDS encoding MFS transporter, with amino-acid sequence MWQLGFLPHKVAAGLLSILLPLYVVGCGGSLLDVGLMTSVALLLAIPASLLWGYVCDKTKRYKRYILTSFLTSSAILYLLTLVTGIVHLMALYVVLAILQTAYETPKNVLIAELYSREEWEESYATFEGLSETGWLIGLVLGALTSYIGFNARTMLLLCSSLNLSAFLLSLLLVADPPLVLERSLVRIERGVDLAFRGITIVSNVLGGFTVHEKLEKENLYVFYSGLLLFSLATSILFTPLPIFLSKSLNLPMDTVFGVYALNSSAVIIGYLLTGNPLELREEEIRIGEATLLRSLLTFSLAILIALGIYSLALIAPILALMGFTYALYRVYVLSLSMVLIPPKEAGLFNALLGLGSAGGAFLGPFIAQSFGFSYLFLLAGVFFTLAYVAFKLFS